ACTTTACGCATTTGTGATTTGGTGACTAAAATAGTTTTAGGATTAAGATCGGCTTAATGATCTCCTTCCAAGGCATATTGTTCGGCAAATTGCAACAATGATGCCTCCAAGTGTTGAGGCGGGACCAGATTGCTTGGCTTGGAAATGGATGAAAAAGGATGGCTTTTCCTCCACTGAAATgtataagaatttatttattgaagaTAATGATGGTTCTGCTATTTGAAAGGTGATTTGGAAAGCTCGGGCGCCTTAGAGGGTACATATTTTCTTATGGCTTTTGTGGCTAGATAGACTGTTGACGAATTATGAAAGAAGACGAAAACACATGACAGATGACGACAATTGCCCGTATTGTAACGGTAACTTGGAACCAAGGGTTCATGCAATTCGTGATTGCTCATTTTCTAAAGTTGTATGGGTAGCAGTGGTTCCAAGGCAAGCTCAAAGTATCTTTTTTTCTCTGCTGTTTAAGGAATGGCTTTTATGGAATTTGCAGAATACAAGTAACTTGAGTAACAATGATATGGATTGACAAACCCTATCTGTAATATTGTGTTGGCTAATttggaaaaatagaaatatggtTGTGTTTTCTAATTGTCATAGGTGCACCCAAGTCATTGCGGATACATGTTACAATTGGGCCAGAGGTTATCTGGATTCAGATGTGAAAATGAAACTGCCAAGACCCATAAGGGCATTTTCAAGTTGGTCGCCTCCTGAAATGAGTTGGATAAAGATGAATTCTGATGGGGCGGTGTCGATTAGTGGGCAAAGTGCTTCTACTAGAGGAGTGTTAAGGGATTCGAATGCAAATTGGTTGTGGGGTTATACGATGAGCTTTGGTAAAGAATCAGTTTTTAAAGTTGAGACAAGAGCGATGTTGGAAGGCCTTTTTATAGCTTGGGAGAAAGGgtttaaaaagattgaagtgGAGTGTGATAATGCTCTATTGGTAGAATTAATATTGTCTAGTGGAGGAGCTAATAGTAGCTTAGTGGAATTAAGGTTGTTATAGCAGTTGCTGCGTCGAAGATGGGAGGTTCTTGTCTGATATATTCCAAGGGATCAGAATAGGGTTGCGGATCACATGGCTAAATGTGCTAACACAAGGGATTCTTTGCTTCGTTTGTTTGCAGTTTCGCCGGTTTCGATTAGAGACTTGTTGGATGAAGACCATTATGGGTCTAAATCTGTTTAACTTAAAAATCGGTTGTTGTAATCGCTTAGTGCTATCTattttctacaaaaaaaaaatataagtgaGAATTTAATGTCCAAGCTAACAACTAGATTAGTAAAACTTAactattaaaatactaaatcttttaaaatttagttaaaatgttttagagttttaaaccaatttaaaatattggaatTTTGTaccaattaagtaaaatataaaatatattggaATTTTGTaccaattaagtaaaatataaaatatacttttCTACTAATGGCtaaattttactatcattcacTATATTATGCATAAGTTgtgaatttagtccttgtattttaaCTTGATCATTTTAgtacatttattttttgaattttgaaattttagtcctaaccAAGCAagaattgttaaattcattaggtTTTGTCGTTTTAGATTACATATGATGGTTTTAATGGTCGTCATTTTGcgttaatactaaaattttaaaattcaaaaagtatagagactaaaatgatcaaattagagaagatagactaaatctacaacttttcATATATATAGTTCAAGACCGATCATTATCGTTTGGATGAGaagtaaaatgttaaaatttgaaaagtacatgAACTAAGTtgatcaattcaaaaatataggATTAAAAGGATCAATAGTATGAGGACTCATAACAAAATTCAAtctttataaaatatagatGTGAGCCCATTTGAAATAGATTTGGGCTTAGCTAATTTCAGATTCAATTGGgtatatatcaaataaatttaagagttcattgaattattattacaatttaagTGAATATTAATAGGTGTTGTTTGAATTAGACTAGATTAATTGgttagattaaaaattaattaggagTAGTTAAATCTATTAACCTATAAATcgtaaattgattgaattggttttgtctatttatttgattttaatgcttGTATGATATTGGTAGGTAGATATGGAACAATCTATTTAATCTGTTATTCCCTTTGTCTTATATTTGTTCTTATTCCAAGTCTATGATATTGGTAGATACATAGGGAACAATTAGTCGCACCATTTCCACATTTCCCCTGCTTAAATCCGAAAAGAAATTACACAATCAATTACAGAtccagaaaaaaaaaggggttggCACCCTCATTCATACCATTAACAATAGTAATTTGAGGGCCAAACAATCAGCTAATTCGTTCTACAATGAGACGATGATGTGAATTCAACTGTACATTTGGTCTTCCTATACAACTTAGATGGTGTCTTTGAGCAAATCTCAACCATGTACACTCAATGCAGCTGCTTCTACGGGTGGTAATGATATTAAGACCCCACACTCATCTACCGTACACATCATTTCAACCTCACCGGTGCGATTGCGTAATTCGAATGCATAACACCTTGAGTCCATGAAGGCAAATTAATAGCAGTATGCCACCAAAAGCAGCAGCTTGAAGCAGCGGTTGTTCTGCCGGAGTGTTCGCCACCAGATAGACGCAATCTTTGGTGATCAAGATCCAAGCTAAACTCTCCAAGAGGGACTTGATAGTTAAGGTTTTTGCTTTGTTCTCCGTTGACAGTCTGCAAACGATCCTTAAACACAAACCCCCCATCACACAAAATGTAGTAACTGATAATCCCCTGTAAGAGATCAACTTCCCCCCTGCAACCAAAACCTGTTTACGGCACATGCAAGATAGGCACTCACCGGAAAACGTCGACGACGCCAGAGCATCGATACCGGTATAGTAAGGTAGGATGATGGAATCCAGGTATACACTCGCATGCAGAATCCCCGAAATGGTGGAAGCTTCCAAGAATGCGTACCTAGGGTCCTTATCCACTCCATTGTCGAACGCAAGAGACGAAATTTGAACCAGTTGAAGAATTGCCGGAGCAATGCAGGAGAAAGGGTATAAGATGTTGATACGCGAGCCCTTGGCTAATGCCAATAGGATTAAGGGGAGTGACAGTGGACCTGATGGCAGAAACAACCTCTTGGACTGACTCAAGCAAGGCCGCCCTCTTCTCGATATATCTATCAACATGATGACCAGTGTTGCAAGGTACGAAGCAGTGGCGAGGAGAAGAACGAGAATGTCGACGACCTGCGGGTAATGGCCGGGATAAACGCTGTCACAAAAGTAATGGAAGGGGCAGTTGATTGGATCCAGAGTTTCTTCTACTTGCCATCGGGTGCATTTGAAGAAGGCCAAGCGGATATCTTCCAGGTCCCATCCCGGTTGAAATGCTGGATGCAGAGTTTGGCTCTCTATCATGTTGTTTGCATtccattttttctcttttgttcttTTGCAGGGACTTTATTTTATATGACTTTAAGTAAAAGCAAAAAATGCAGTTGCTGTCTTTTGATGAAGAAGATAATAGACCCTCTATCTGTTGGGATGCTTTAAGGTTGGTGAAATTGGATGATGAAGTTCTATCTATctatcttttatattcttttataacaTTGGTAATCTCTTTTATAGGAAATATTGGTATCCTTTCAGTATATCAAAATTCCcaagttttatttaattcaaatgcTTTGTCCTGAACCTTGGGAAGTGTGGGTATATATATTAAGGGTGCATACCATTTTTGGGGACCTCCAAATAAGTTGAAGGTTTTGGAAATAATAACAGTTTTTGAAaaagttgtatatatataaaaaaaaaatacgaGGGGATGGTCGTAATTTAGataattagaatatatttgGAGAAGGGAGGTTTGGTAGGCATTCATCAACTTAGGGATGAGAGGTTTTGAAGCAACTTGGGTCTCAAGAAATGCTTTGGAGTCACGAGCGGGTGACTGATTGTTACTGATTTTATGACCCATTAACAATATACGAGTGCCACTGCCGTGTgagtttaagttttattttttgacaaaataatttttttgcccacaactttataaaaaagttattttaactttttgtttaattcctttttcttttagtacttatatttttaatttttatcaaatcaccccaaaatggaTTGATAAGTTAACGTTTATTAACTTTATTGACGTttaataattcttatttttaaaaataatttttatattttttgaattttaaaattttaaaaattaattaaatgcctAGGTAAGAAAAATATTGATGAAATGTCGGAAAGTTAAAAACGTtaaatttttcatctattttgggtgatttgacaaaaatataaatttaagtgctaaaaaatgaaaagttaaatggagaactaaaataactttttatgtaaaattgaaaggtcaaataagttattatgcttttatttttggattttggcTTATGTACATTTTGTGGATTTTATTTACGTCGGTATGtagttatatatttatattgtaaaGACATATATTAAGTTAGTGTTATTCATTAATCGAGTCcaatttaattaggaaaattactttaatatttttcttatttaaaataaattatattatttgagggtactttaatatttttattttaaaaataaaaatataattgtgGTGAGAtttaaatccatgttaattGGATTAgcaaaaccttaaatttaccacttaaccaaaattttattttaatgttatatacattttaattttattatgcacattttattgataCTATCgttgtatatctatactattactTAGgcttctaattaaattaatgtcgTAAGTCAACGGAAGATTATAGTGTATCGATtctttaatagtattttaacttcttgataatgattatatttgtataataattttttaaaatatcatctatttTCAAGTATCCACTTTTATCAATTATAGTGTATTGATTCTAAcattcattttctcaatttgatatttgattgattataaaatattttactctaatatataataattttacatttaaaatagggtaaactattaaaatagtcacttttgtttaccttaagttacattttagttatttatgtttgaaatgttacgttttagtcactcacTGAAGTCGTTAATTGCCGTTAACAGTGTAATgataagctgacgtggcacgttaaataatcatttcaaataaaaatttaggttaatttatacaatcggtcctcatatcttttttgttttgagcaatttatttttttccttttatgttattttaactttccttttttttttcttctttattttccattctcttcttctccctctgttttcccctattttccatttttaacatagtttttctatgttttccatttgttaaaaatagtccctatacttttattttttgaacaatttaattttttcgagtgaggtgagcttgtggactagttttaacaaatgaaaatcatagaaaaattacattaaaagaaatgaagaaggagAAAAACAGAGGAGATacgaagagaatgaaaaaagttaaaagaacataaaataaaaaaataaatttctcaaaatgaaaaaatatagggaccaattgtaaaatttaacctaaaatttctgtttgaaatgattatttaacttGTCATGTTAGCTTAATGTTACAatcgttaacgacaattaacggctcaatgactaaaatgttacaacacgataatgtaagtaactaaaatgtaactttttaaacataagtgactaaaatgtaatctaaggcaagcaaaagtgactattttagtagtttaactgttaaaatatttatactaattaaaatatatattattttcatatatgtatattttttagataatcttcatataaaaatttttagggtaaactacaaaaatagtcacttttgtttgtctcagattacattttagtcacttatgtttgaaatgttacgttttagtcacttacgttatcgttttattaagaagtggtcactctaccattaagctccgttacctccctaatggtggtcctacgtggcagtccagaTGGGTTTTAATTGCCAACTTGGATGTTCTACGTggtagtccaaattaaattttatttaattaaaaatctatttttatctCAGCaactggacatccaagttggcatttaaaacccatttggactgtcACGTAGGACTGccattagggaggtaacggatttcagcggtagagtgaccacttcgtaacaaaatgataacataagtgactaaaacgtaacatttcaaacataaatgactaaagtgtaatttgaggcaaattattaaaaattacttaaaattagttaaaaattagtattaaaaatttcaaatacacCTAGACCACAAGTTGTCCAAGTTCATGTAACAACCCTCATCCGTCCCAATAGTGGGTAGAATGGGAGATGCCGCCAGAGCATGTACGAATACAAAATCTTAAAATCTATTTAAGagctaaaattcaatttctttttgtaaattaattcaattatgttttagacatattggaatttttaaaaacaatttaaaaatcatttggAATTGATATGGAGTGGATCAAGGGTGGTCAAAACTTAAAACGGACCTTAGATGGTTAAAACAACTTAAAGTAGTGCAATGTTGAAACAGATGTGAAGTCGCGACGTGGTACTTATGACGTTGCGACGTAAGAAATATGTAGTAGCGATGTTGAGCACCAAAGTCGCAACGTTGCAACTTCATGGTCGCAACGTTACTAACTGATTATCCCCAAAAGATTTCAAAAATACTCTAGAACATCTTTAAATACCATCAAATCATATGTCATggttccaaaaaaaattaaaaaatatttctaaatcatatttgtaacaccctcaacCTGATCCAATTCACCGGATCCAAATCTCGGGTGTTATCACATGAATACAGAcataaatttatactattattacaAACCAcgtttaattacaaatttgattGATCATAAAAACAACAATGACATATACAAAGATATGTAgagtaatttaattacaaaagttATCATCTAATATCATAACTTATTACAATTATCCTAAATATAGACAAATATACAATACTATTTATTCTTATACGCCATCAAATGTgctttgtatgcataataactcGATACGCCACCTCATTGGTGTAGTCCTGGCATCGTCCCTCCTAGCGCAGTCTCTCAACATACTaacatgaaacaaacatacacaTAGATAAGTTCATAAGAACCTAGTGAGAAAAACACCATTTACCTTAGTAAGTTACCATACTTTACTCtgaattcatttttttcccCTCGATGACTTTGATTCTTTACGTATATTCTTCAATCTGAACATTCATATATCCGAATCAATTTCCTCTTTAGAGATCCAAGCAACTCAAAGTATTATTACATGTGCATAATCAACCCAGTACCAATGCACAATCAGCTATCATGAATGTGCACATACACAGTTGGCAGATACAATCTTCAATCATATAGATACAAACCTTTAATTAGAATAATCTTTTCAATATTATCTCATTTCCTCTTTGTATCTTTTTATTTCACTAAATTTAGTCAAATATTAGCATTATATAGTACTTACCATGTAACTAATAGATCTCTTATACCATACTGCTTTTACTTAGTAATTTAAAGAATCATATAGAACACGCAATAGAGTTTCCAAATCTAGGTATGCCACAAAGGCAGTTCTTTCAGAGTTCGCCACAAAGCCTATTCTTTCAGAGTTCGTCACAAAGGCTTACAAAATGTCACCTAGTCATTTCAAGATTGTCGTGTTTGCAacatggatttgcctaaactcacatcAGAAGAGATTTGCCCATCATTGCTTTGAGACATGCAGAGAACCTCCGGCAACATACGTCGTCCTTAGTTTCTTTTTTAGAGATTGCCATGGCCATGGAATTTCCATTAGATTTTTATATCTGAGTTTGTGTTTTCTGTCCCCACGGACTTCATCATATACCACCGCGGTAACTAGACACAGACTTACTTTACGGATTCTTCAAGCATTCATACAATCTAAACTCAATACTCTAATTCCATAACACACACCCTAAAGAACACACATTCCCACCTTACATTCCAAACAAACATATACAACCATACTTTCAACATCACAGTATTCATACACCACTAATCACATACTTGAACTTATCAGATTCCATACCAAATATACATACTGTAACAACCTAGAAATCAATGGTGTCGGAAAGTGTGGTTTCAAAATCTTGTTTCTGTAAAccaaactcataaatattttattaatatttatgga
The Gossypium raimondii isolate GPD5lz chromosome 8, ASM2569854v1, whole genome shotgun sequence DNA segment above includes these coding regions:
- the LOC105791507 gene encoding uncharacterized protein LOC105791507 — translated: MIESQTLHPAFQPGWDLEDIRLAFFKCTRWQVEETLDPINCPFHYFCDSVYPGHYPQVVDILVLLLATASYLATLVIMLIDISRRGRPCLSQSKRLFLPSGPLSLPLILLALAKGSRINILYPFSCIAPAILQLVQISSLAFDNGVDKDPRYAFLEASTISGILHASVYLDSIILPYYTGIDALASSTFSGECLSCMCRKQVLVAGGKLISYRGLSVTTFCVMGGLCLRIVCRLSTENKAKTLTIKSLLESLAWILITKDCVYLVANTPAEQPLLQAAAFGGILLLICLHGLKVLCIRITQSHR